One Sphingopyxis macrogoltabida genomic region harbors:
- the cysS gene encoding cysteine--tRNA ligase, which produces MTDAPAPAPLRLFNSLTRSLEPFQPVHPGEARVYSCGPTVYNYQHIGNMRAYVFADTLGRTLSFKGYALRHIINITDVGHLTSDADAGDDKMEKAAAQQGKTAWDIAAFYTAEFKRDLDWLNVRDPAKWTVATDYVPRMIEFAKRIAGTHCYELDSGLYFDVSTVADYGRLARAVTDEGEGRIEEVDGKRHSADFAIWRKTPAGETRQMEWDSPWGRGAPGWHLECSVMGEAELGMPFDIHTGGIDHREIHHPNEIAQNQAYRGCGSLDCAEHSGARVWMHNNFLIDRGGKMSKSTGEFLRLQLLVDRGYSPLAYRLMCLQAHYRSELEFSWEGLGAALTRLKRLLMAATTVREADGAAVTDHRLADLLEKFDAAMSDDLGTAVALTLLEEAAAMKKVDAGQKRTTLATMDAVLGLGVLTLERADLRIRPKSAAITEDEIEAALIRRKEARAAKDFAASDALRDELIAAGVEVMDGDPLGWDWQLE; this is translated from the coding sequence GGACCGACCGTCTATAATTATCAGCATATCGGCAATATGCGCGCCTATGTCTTTGCCGACACGTTGGGCCGCACCCTATCGTTCAAGGGATATGCGCTGCGCCACATCATCAACATCACCGACGTCGGCCATCTGACGTCGGATGCCGATGCCGGCGACGACAAGATGGAGAAAGCCGCGGCGCAGCAGGGCAAGACGGCGTGGGACATCGCCGCCTTTTACACCGCCGAATTCAAGCGCGACCTCGACTGGCTGAACGTGCGCGATCCCGCGAAATGGACCGTCGCGACCGATTATGTCCCGCGAATGATCGAGTTCGCGAAGCGTATCGCCGGCACGCATTGCTACGAACTCGACAGCGGCCTCTATTTCGACGTGTCGACCGTCGCCGACTACGGCCGCCTCGCGCGCGCGGTGACCGACGAGGGCGAGGGGCGGATCGAGGAAGTGGACGGCAAGCGCCATTCCGCCGACTTTGCAATCTGGCGCAAGACGCCGGCCGGCGAGACGCGCCAGATGGAATGGGATTCGCCATGGGGCCGCGGTGCGCCGGGCTGGCACCTCGAATGCTCGGTGATGGGCGAGGCCGAACTCGGCATGCCGTTCGACATCCACACCGGCGGCATCGATCACCGCGAAATCCACCACCCGAACGAAATCGCACAGAATCAGGCGTATCGCGGCTGCGGTAGCCTCGACTGCGCCGAACATTCGGGGGCGCGCGTCTGGATGCACAATAATTTCCTGATCGACCGCGGCGGCAAGATGTCGAAGTCGACGGGCGAGTTCCTGCGGCTGCAACTGCTGGTGGACCGCGGCTATTCGCCCCTCGCCTATCGCCTGATGTGCCTGCAGGCGCATTATCGCAGCGAACTGGAGTTTTCTTGGGAAGGGCTCGGCGCCGCGCTGACGCGGCTCAAGCGGCTGCTGATGGCGGCAACCACGGTTCGCGAGGCCGATGGCGCCGCGGTGACCGATCACCGGCTCGCCGACCTGCTCGAAAAATTCGACGCCGCCATGTCGGACGATCTCGGCACCGCGGTTGCCCTGACGCTGCTCGAAGAAGCGGCGGCGATGAAGAAGGTCGACGCCGGGCAAAAGCGGACGACGCTGGCGACAATGGATGCGGTGCTCGGCCTCGGCGTGCTGACGCTCGAACGCGCCGACCTGCGCATCCGTCCGAAATCGGCCGCCATCACCGAGGACGAAATCGAAGCCGCCCTGATCCGCCGGAAGGAAGCCCGGGCGGCAAAGGATTTTGCGGCCTCGGACGCGCTGCGCGACGAACTCATCGCGGCGGGGGTCGAGGTGATGGACGGCGACCCGCTCGGCTGGGATTGGCAGCTCGAGTAA
- a CDS encoding endonuclease domain-containing protein, producing the protein MGAPRKAPPSHLTLPEVLLWQILRTSPGGHKFRKQHPAGPYILDFFCARANLAIEIDGIAHELSDKPARDQRRDACLRANRIDTIHIAASDALDSAAAVAQSILDTVESRLNSFGKTPPSSLRDATSPSQIDGEDQKDRL; encoded by the coding sequence ATCGGTGCGCCGCGCAAAGCGCCTCCGTCGCACCTGACCCTTCCCGAAGTCCTGCTGTGGCAGATTCTGCGAACCTCGCCCGGTGGCCACAAATTCCGCAAACAGCATCCCGCCGGACCTTATATCCTCGATTTCTTTTGCGCTCGCGCCAATCTCGCGATCGAGATCGACGGCATCGCGCATGAGTTGAGCGACAAACCGGCGCGCGACCAACGTCGCGACGCATGTCTGCGCGCAAATCGCATCGATACAATCCATATTGCCGCAAGCGATGCACTGGACAGCGCCGCAGCAGTGGCTCAATCTATTCTCGACACCGTCGAAAGCCGTTTAAACAGCTTCGGCAAAACCCCTCCGTCATCGCTTCGCGATGCCACCTCCCCATCGCAAATCGATGGGGAGGATCAAAAGGATCGTCTATGA